The following coding sequences lie in one bacterium genomic window:
- a CDS encoding rhomboid family intramembrane serine protease has protein sequence MGRSVRERRPAHVREGRMYFFYFYPLGLDRDRRRRPVLTWTLMAVMAGVFAWMRYFPDAGAVDPWRFVFYPGDGPPWTVTTAVFMHAGWFHLLGNLLYLHVIGPPLEDRLGPWRFGLYFLLLGNFGNLVHGLVSALGLLNQGGLGVMGASGAIAGLLGFGLVRLYDARVEVAWWVLAPLMGQNRAGKSPVPLVVAVLMWVVLQVIQAALAGETGSRVSFGAHLGGFVMGVLMALALGELKWGRAEAARARARRYFREGHFHAAAGAWSEYLERVPDDGDARLDLARTLHVADRKAEAATLFGRSYRALLGGSRVDLALQVYDETVRGRIDMGLGPADLARVASYKEKQLDYRGALDVYRRLHREHPRHPQGQRALVRGVVLCHGKVGDEAERQAWLEAAAADLAAGSWRDFLIREFALPAGRRAVPVPGRD, from the coding sequence GTGGGCCGTTCCGTCCGGGAGCGGCGGCCGGCGCATGTCCGCGAGGGGCGCATGTACTTCTTCTACTTCTATCCGCTGGGACTGGACCGGGACCGCCGCCGTCGCCCCGTGTTGACGTGGACGCTGATGGCGGTGATGGCCGGGGTCTTCGCCTGGATGCGCTACTTCCCCGATGCGGGGGCCGTGGACCCCTGGCGGTTCGTCTTCTATCCCGGCGACGGCCCGCCCTGGACCGTGACGACGGCCGTCTTCATGCATGCCGGCTGGTTCCACCTGCTGGGCAACCTGCTGTACCTGCACGTGATCGGCCCGCCGCTGGAGGACCGCCTCGGTCCCTGGCGCTTCGGGCTGTACTTCCTGCTGCTGGGCAACTTCGGCAACCTGGTCCACGGTCTGGTTTCGGCCCTCGGCTTGCTCAACCAGGGCGGACTCGGCGTGATGGGCGCCTCGGGCGCCATCGCGGGGCTGCTCGGCTTCGGCCTGGTGCGCCTCTACGATGCGCGCGTCGAGGTGGCCTGGTGGGTGCTGGCGCCGCTGATGGGCCAGAACCGGGCCGGCAAGTCGCCCGTGCCCCTGGTCGTGGCGGTGCTGATGTGGGTCGTGCTGCAGGTGATCCAGGCCGCGCTGGCCGGCGAGACGGGCAGCCGGGTCAGCTTCGGGGCCCATCTGGGGGGCTTCGTCATGGGCGTGCTCATGGCCCTGGCCCTCGGCGAGCTGAAGTGGGGGCGGGCCGAGGCGGCCCGGGCCCGGGCGCGCCGCTATTTCCGCGAGGGGCACTTCCACGCGGCGGCGGGGGCGTGGAGCGAGTATCTCGAGCGGGTGCCGGACGACGGCGACGCGCGGCTCGATCTGGCCCGCACCCTGCACGTGGCCGACCGCAAGGCCGAGGCGGCGACCCTTTTCGGGCGCTCCTACCGCGCGCTGCTCGGGGGCAGTCGCGTCGACCTGGCCCTGCAGGTGTACGACGAGACGGTGCGCGGCCGCATCGACATGGGGCTCGGGCCGGCCGATCTGGCGCGGGTCGCGAGCTACAAGGAAAAGCAGCTGGACTACCGGGGAGCCCTCGATGTGTACCGCCGCCTGCACCGGGAACATCCGCGCCATCCGCAGGGGCAGCGGGCCCTCGTGCGCGGCGTCGTGCTGTGCCACGGCAAGGTGGGGGACGAAGCGGAGCGTCAGGCCTGGCTCGAGGCGGCCGCCGCCGACCTCGCCGCCGGCAGCTGGCGCGACTTCCTCATCCGCGAGTTCGCTCTGCCAGCAGGGCGCCGTGCAGTCCCCGTACCAGGGCGGGATTGA
- a CDS encoding aspartate kinase, whose translation MSASPPILVRKYGGSSLASVERIRTVARDLKAARDRGYRLVVVVSAMGKTTDELGALAAQAHPSPPRRELDMLLSVGERITMSLLSMALADAGCPAISFTGSQCGIITDSSHSDARILEVKGDRVRDALEQGFVVVVAGFQGVSREREITTLGRGGSDTTAVALAAALGAVRCEILKDVDGVLAADPRLVPEPGRHDRLTWDEMRAVAESGCGVVHLRAVEYAAEKGVPLVVRSSFHDGPGTAIGTVPVDDAVAAAAPDAPDPCAGGACGDRENRYRPLVLNAVEAVTRIRLAAPDGGTGRRWRDILLAHLDPALTVAEWLDSADDFRWEGWTRQTGLAPLRDELLAAGADPTWEPGLACVSLAGGRPDSWLEVQRHVGEVMADLPAGRWRMRADGSALRLLVPAPLNPALVRGLHGALLAERTRG comes from the coding sequence GTGTCCGCTTCCCCGCCCATCCTCGTCCGCAAGTACGGCGGCAGCAGCCTCGCCAGCGTCGAGCGGATCCGCACCGTGGCCCGGGACCTCAAGGCCGCCCGCGACCGGGGCTACCGCCTCGTGGTCGTCGTCAGCGCCATGGGCAAGACCACCGACGAACTGGGCGCGCTCGCGGCCCAGGCCCACCCTTCCCCGCCCCGCCGGGAGCTGGACATGCTGCTGTCGGTGGGCGAGCGCATCACCATGAGCCTGCTCTCCATGGCCCTCGCCGATGCCGGCTGCCCGGCCATCAGCTTCACCGGCAGCCAGTGCGGCATCATCACCGACTCGAGCCACAGCGACGCGCGCATCCTCGAGGTGAAGGGCGACCGCGTGCGCGACGCCCTCGAGCAGGGCTTCGTGGTGGTGGTGGCGGGCTTCCAGGGGGTCAGTCGCGAGCGGGAGATCACGACCCTCGGCCGCGGCGGCAGCGACACCACGGCGGTGGCCCTGGCGGCCGCCCTCGGCGCCGTCCGCTGCGAGATCCTCAAGGACGTCGACGGGGTGCTGGCCGCCGACCCCCGCCTCGTGCCCGAGCCCGGGCGCCACGACCGGCTCACGTGGGACGAGATGCGGGCCGTGGCCGAGTCGGGCTGCGGTGTGGTGCATCTGCGCGCCGTCGAGTACGCGGCCGAGAAGGGCGTGCCCCTCGTGGTGCGGTCCAGCTTCCACGACGGCCCCGGCACGGCCATCGGCACCGTTCCGGTGGACGACGCGGTCGCCGCGGCCGCGCCCGACGCGCCCGACCCCTGTGCCGGCGGCGCCTGTGGCGACCGCGAGAACCGCTACCGCCCCCTGGTCCTCAACGCGGTCGAGGCCGTCACGCGGATCCGGCTGGCTGCGCCGGACGGCGGCACCGGCCGCCGCTGGCGCGACATCCTGCTCGCCCATCTCGATCCGGCCCTGACCGTGGCCGAGTGGCTCGACAGCGCCGACGATTTCCGTTGGGAGGGCTGGACCCGTCAGACGGGATTGGCACCGCTGCGCGACGAGTTGCTCGCCGCCGGGGCGGATCCGACCTGGGAGCCCGGGCTGGCCTGCGTGAGCCTGGCCGGCGGTCGGCCCGACAGCTGGCTGGAGGTGCAGCGCCACGTGGGCGAGGTCATGGCCGACCTGCCGGCCGGCCGATGGCGCATGCGCGCGGACGGTTCGGCCCTGCGGCTGCTCGTGCCGGCACCCCTCAATCCCGCCCTGGTACGGGGACTGCACGGCGCCCTGCTGGCAGAGCGAACTCGCGGATGA
- the radC gene encoding DNA repair protein RadC, which produces MMFKSGSVAHNRAGNADSAVPDDRRGRLDRYGPGAWSTAELLSCVLGPGGPVAPGLVADRLLADCPDLGRLAALSPAVLARCPGMGPVRSERVLAALELGLRACDPPARTGIVVRRPEDVYTLLRAEFRGLDRERFLALYLDARHRVQAVETVSIGSLNASLVHPREVFKPAVAMSAAAVIVAHNHPSGNPRPSGDDLDLTARLDRCGELLGIALLDHLVVGDTEVTSIREYGWPAGPTP; this is translated from the coding sequence ATGATGTTCAAATCGGGATCCGTCGCCCATAATCGGGCCGGAAACGCCGATTCGGCCGTTCCGGACGACCGCCGGGGGCGTCTCGACCGGTACGGCCCGGGCGCCTGGAGCACGGCCGAACTGCTCAGTTGCGTGCTGGGTCCCGGGGGCCCGGTGGCCCCGGGGCTCGTGGCCGACCGCCTGCTGGCGGACTGCCCCGATCTGGGGCGCCTGGCGGCCCTGTCGCCGGCGGTGCTGGCCCGGTGTCCCGGCATGGGGCCGGTGCGGAGCGAGCGGGTGCTGGCCGCCCTCGAACTCGGGTTGCGGGCCTGCGATCCGCCGGCGCGGACCGGCATCGTGGTCCGGCGGCCCGAAGACGTCTACACCCTGCTGCGGGCTGAATTCCGCGGTCTTGACAGGGAACGTTTTCTTGCACTTTATCTCGATGCGAGGCATCGTGTGCAGGCCGTCGAGACGGTCTCCATCGGCTCGCTCAATGCGTCCCTGGTGCACCCCAGGGAGGTCTTCAAGCCGGCGGTGGCCATGTCGGCCGCGGCGGTGATCGTGGCCCACAACCACCCGTCCGGCAATCCGCGGCCCAGCGGCGACGATCTCGACCTGACCGCGCGCCTCGACCGCTGCGGCGAACTGTTGGGAATCGCCTTGCTCGACCACCTGGTGGTCGGCGACACGGAAGTCACCAGTATCAGGGAATACGGCTGGCCCGCCGGCCCCACACCATGA
- a CDS encoding rod shape-determining protein, whose product MLKRLQGMFTNDIAIDLGTANTLVYIKGKGIVLNQPSVVAMDKVTDKVYAVGGEAKAMLGKTPDRISAIRPMKDGVIADFEVTEFMLREFIKMAQKKRHFIAPRIVVCVPSGITEVEKRAVRDSAKHAGAREVFLVAEPMAAAIGVGLPVDQPSGNMIIDIGGGTTEIAVIALNGIVCDTSIRVGGDELDEAIVNYIKKNHNLLIGDQTAENIKKTIGSAHKFDDEREMEVKGLYQVSGVPKTLKISSVEIREALQEPIQAICDALKQSLEQTPPELAADIKDRGIVLTGGGALLKGLPELLREQTDLPINLMDDPLFCVVLGTGKILDDFERYRPVIMQGGRN is encoded by the coding sequence ATGCTCAAACGCCTGCAGGGGATGTTCACCAACGATATCGCCATCGACCTGGGCACGGCCAACACGCTGGTCTACATCAAGGGCAAGGGCATCGTCCTGAACCAGCCGTCGGTGGTGGCCATGGACAAGGTCACCGACAAGGTCTACGCCGTGGGCGGCGAGGCCAAGGCCATGCTGGGCAAGACCCCCGACCGCATCTCCGCCATCAGGCCCATGAAGGACGGCGTGATCGCCGACTTCGAGGTCACCGAGTTCATGCTGCGCGAATTCATCAAGATGGCGCAGAAGAAGCGCCATTTCATCGCGCCGCGCATCGTGGTCTGCGTGCCCTCGGGCATCACCGAGGTGGAGAAGCGCGCCGTGCGCGACAGCGCCAAGCACGCCGGGGCCCGCGAGGTGTTCCTGGTGGCCGAGCCCATGGCGGCGGCCATCGGCGTCGGCCTGCCCGTCGACCAGCCCTCCGGCAACATGATCATCGACATCGGCGGCGGCACCACCGAGATCGCCGTCATCGCGCTCAACGGCATCGTCTGCGACACCTCGATCCGCGTGGGCGGCGACGAGCTCGACGAGGCCATCGTCAACTACATCAAGAAGAACCACAACCTGCTGATCGGCGACCAGACCGCCGAGAACATCAAGAAGACCATCGGCTCGGCCCACAAGTTCGACGACGAGCGCGAGATGGAGGTCAAGGGCCTGTACCAGGTCAGCGGCGTGCCCAAGACCCTGAAGATCTCCTCGGTCGAGATCCGCGAGGCGCTGCAGGAACCGATCCAGGCCATCTGCGACGCGCTGAAGCAGAGCCTCGAACAGACCCCGCCGGAGCTGGCGGCCGACATCAAGGACCGCGGCATCGTGCTCACCGGGGGCGGCGCCCTGCTGAAGGGCCTGCCGGAGCTCCTGCGCGAGCAGACCGACCTGCCGATCAACCTCATGGACGATCCGCTGTTCTGCGTGGTGCTGGGAACCGGCAAGATCCTCGACGACTTCGAACGCTACCGGCCGGTGATCATGCAGGGCGGCCGCAACTGA
- a CDS encoding rod shape-determining protein MreC — protein MMGRALNFSMRGEVITLVVCVGLSLTLLLLPTGTRLVVADRLGAVLTTPYWNARNYAEDVLHIRDENAMLLEQVAELELMAAAGERMQRDADLMVGPALDPGFVGELVPCRVIMRQRSRFATMIKVHSLEELAWEPWLPVVTREGYLGRVRQVVGPREAWVELLSAPDFALGVELERTGLLGVLRPRGDRFVVEMVGRDEDVQAGDRVITSGIAEIRERGQGGGASVVTPRGFPVGEVVETTSPSDQIFREILVAPAASLVRNETVFVVAPAEADKP, from the coding sequence ATGATGGGGCGCGCGCTCAACTTCTCCATGCGGGGCGAGGTCATCACGCTCGTCGTCTGCGTGGGCCTTTCGCTCACCCTGCTGCTGCTGCCCACGGGCACCCGCCTCGTGGTGGCCGACCGCCTCGGCGCCGTCCTGACCACGCCCTACTGGAACGCCCGCAACTACGCCGAGGACGTGCTGCACATCCGCGACGAGAACGCCATGCTGCTCGAACAGGTGGCCGAGCTCGAGCTCATGGCCGCCGCCGGCGAGCGCATGCAGCGCGACGCCGACCTGATGGTCGGCCCGGCCCTCGATCCCGGCTTCGTCGGCGAGCTCGTGCCCTGCCGCGTGATCATGCGCCAGCGCAGCCGCTTCGCCACCATGATCAAGGTGCACAGCCTCGAGGAACTGGCCTGGGAGCCGTGGCTGCCCGTGGTCACCCGCGAAGGCTATCTCGGCCGGGTGCGGCAGGTGGTGGGCCCGCGCGAGGCGTGGGTCGAGCTGCTCTCGGCGCCGGACTTCGCCCTGGGCGTCGAGCTCGAGCGCACCGGACTGCTGGGGGTGCTGCGCCCGCGCGGCGACCGCTTCGTGGTCGAGATGGTCGGCCGCGACGAGGACGTGCAGGCGGGCGACCGCGTGATCACCTCCGGCATCGCCGAGATCCGCGAGCGCGGCCAGGGCGGCGGCGCGAGCGTCGTGACGCCGCGCGGCTTCCCGGTGGGGGAGGTCGTCGAGACCACGTCGCCGTCGGACCAGATCTTCCGGGAGATCCTCGTCGCGCCGGCGGCGTCGCTCGTGCGCAACGAGACCGTCTTCGTGGTGGCCCCGGCGGAAGCGGACAAGCCCTGA
- the mreD gene encoding rod shape-determining protein MreD — protein MRAFIRTTLTWILVAFVGDTMIAPVIDIKGVAPDFSVIALVLLALAAGATPATAGGFMLGLVQDLSNPSLLGLQALCKSGLGFALGRLRGHLVYGVPLVEGAVVALSVFAHDFVFLLVQSNLSDERFLVPLLARTIPVALYSGLAAIPLIRLAEYLGILRQED, from the coding sequence ATGCGCGCCTTCATCCGCACGACCCTGACCTGGATCCTGGTGGCCTTCGTCGGCGACACCATGATCGCGCCGGTGATCGACATCAAGGGCGTGGCCCCCGACTTCTCGGTCATCGCCCTGGTGCTGCTGGCGCTGGCGGCGGGAGCGACGCCGGCCACGGCGGGCGGATTCATGCTCGGTCTCGTGCAGGACCTCTCGAACCCCTCCCTGCTCGGGCTGCAGGCCCTGTGCAAGTCGGGCCTCGGCTTCGCCCTCGGACGCCTGCGCGGCCACCTGGTCTACGGGGTGCCCCTGGTCGAGGGCGCGGTGGTGGCCCTGTCGGTCTTCGCCCACGACTTCGTCTTCCTGCTGGTGCAGAGCAACCTGTCGGACGAGCGCTTCCTCGTGCCCCTGCTGGCCCGCACCATTCCGGTGGCCCTGTACTCGGGCCTGGCGGCGATCCCGCTGATCCGCCTCGCCGAGTACCTGGGCATCCTGCGCCAGGAGGACTGA